A genome region from Penicillium psychrofluorescens genome assembly, chromosome: 3 includes the following:
- a CDS encoding uncharacterized protein (ID:PFLUO_005652-T1.cds;~source:funannotate), with protein sequence MPPSSSPEAVDEKLSTAAASNDSDRDTLDSNNYEHGREELRGSNPQGMTSSQLGVDVEQAEQDFSELSRQLSSMSHQARHISKQASRASKTGTKNEDVEKSASSADSEEQWDLENALRGNRAAEAEVGIRDKHIGVIWNNLAVRGMGGVKTFIKTFPDAIIDFFNLPETIMHLCGYGQKGKEYNILEGFRGLTRPGEMVLVLGRPGSGCSTFLKVIANQRFGYTGVDGEVLYGPFESETFAKRFRGEAVYNQEDDIHQPTLTVKQTLGFALDTKTPRKRPMGVSKSEFKEKVINMLLKMFNIEHTANTVIGNQFIRGVSGGERRRVSIAEMMITSATVLAWDNSTRGLDASTALDFAKSLRILTNIYKTTTFVSLYQASENIYKQFDKVLVIDSGRQVYFGPTSGARVYFESLGFREKPRQTTPDYLTGCTDPFEREFQDGRSAEDVPSTPEALVEAFDKSIYSQELDEEMLSYRNQVQQGKRIYDDFEIANREAKRKFTPASSVYSIPLHLQIWALMQRQFLIKWQDRFAQTVSWITSTGVAIILGTVWLKLPVTSSGAFTRGGLLFISMLFNGFQAFAELAGTMIGRSIVNKHRSFTFYRPSALFIAQIIVDTSFAIVRILLFSIIVYFMCGLVLDAGAFFTFVLIIVTGYVCMTVFFRTIGCLCPDFDYAMKFASVIITLFVLTSGYLIQWSGAQVWLRWIYYINPFGLGFAALMVNEFSRLTMTCTEQSLVPNGPGYGNIAHQACTLAGGKPGSPIIPGSSYIAQTFSYLTGDLWRNFGIMLALIIGFLGANLYFGETVQFGAGGKTITFFQKENKERKDLNEALMEKKANRQSKTADAGENLKILSESVFTWEDVNYEVPVPSGTRQLLNSVYGYVQPGKLTALMGASGAGKTTLLDVLAARKNIGVVSGDILVDGKPPGTSFQRGTSYAEQLDVHEPMQTVREALRFSANLRQSFETPQSEKYAYVEEIISLLELESLADAIIGTPETGLSVEERKRVTIGVELAAKPELLLFLDEPTSGLDSQSAFNIVRFLRKLAAAGQAILCTIHQPNSALFQNFDRLLLLQQGGECVYFGEIGPDSQILLEYFRRHGADCPANANPAEWMLDAIGAGQTRRIGDRDWGDIWRTSPELEQLKKDIPQIKKERSQAVQLTQTQDTVEKEYASPLWHQIKVVGRRTNLAFWRSRNYGFTRLFTHVVIAVITGLAFLQLDDSRSSLQYRIFVVFNVTVLPAIILQQVEPRYDMARLVFYRESASKTYGQFAFALSMVVAELPYSILCAVCFFLPLYYIPGFQTATSRAGYQLFMVLITEIFAVTMGQMISALTPNSFIASQLNPPIVIIFSLFCGVAIPKPQMPGFWRAWLYQLDPFTRLIGGMVVTELHGRDVVCTKSEYNQFQAPSNETCEEYMKPFFERGGPGYILKNATQACEYCAYKIGDQFYATFSMSFSNRWRDLGIYVAFIGSNLIILFLADLFPEAFVNNTWKKGNQMADNAPKASSKEDSVNVPTLAHSESNQAESRWKSVKATDGDTAMALFDDPDELHEDIDPVEARKTTLSYAAIFGIEDDLQLHGTQYNWLSSIFYFGFLAWAFPTNFLLQRLPIGKYLGVNIFMWGVFLMIQATCNSFRTLAVLRALGGAAEACSDPGFMLITSMWYTRREQPVRLGLWYTANGFGIALGGLLGYGIGHIRGALPSWKYEFLIIGALCATWGIVMFTFLPDSPVTAKGLSKAQRRIAVDRLRENQTGVENKHLKPYQILEAFKDYKLYMFFVLGIVCNVPNGGISNFGTIIIEGFGFSTLVTTLMQIPYGIIIALSILTCVFLNDRFENRRVIFVLIFLCPNIAGAFGLRFVPLDQRVGRLICYYLTGPYNAAFVLVLSMQIANTAGHTKKVVTNAVLFLGYCTGNIVGPFFYKDDQKPTYSLGIWSMIVSHLIEACLITTLGLLLRWENKKRDRIQSQMEGGLEGRDLDSTAFLDLTDRENLNFRYIY encoded by the exons AtgccgccatcatcatcacctgAAGCCGTGGACGAGAAGCTGTCGACGGCAGCAGCCAGCAACGACTCCGACAGGGATACGCTCGACTCAAATAACTATGAGCATGGACGTGAAGAGCTTCGAGGTTCAAATCCGCAGGGTATGACCTCGTCGCAGCTGGGTGTCGATGTCGAACAGGCAGAGCAGGACTTTTCAGAGCTTAGCCGCCAGTTATCCAGCATGTCTCATCAAGCCCGTCATATTTCTAAACAAGCTTCGCGAGCTTCCAAAACGGGGACTAAGAacgaggatgttgagaagTCCGCGAGCTCTGCTGATTCTGAGGAACAATGGGATCTAGAGAATGCTCTGCGGGGCAATCGAGCAGCCGAAGCTGAGGTTGGAATCAGAGACAAGCACATAG GTGTCATATGGAACAACCTGGCGGTCCGCGGCATGGGTGGCGTCAAGACGTTCATCAAGACTTTCCCGGATGCGATTATCGACTTCTTCAACCTCCCAGAAACGATCATGCATCTCTGCGGATATGGccaaaaaggcaaagaaTACAATATATTGGAAGGCTTTCGGGGTCTCACGCGTCCAGGAGAGATGGTCTTGGTCCTGGGGCGGCCGGGCTCAGGCTGTTCAACGTTTTTGAAAGTGATTGCCAATCAGCGTTTTGGATATACTGGAGTCGACGGCGAGGTTCTTTACGGGCCTTTTGAGTCCGAGACTTTTGCGAAGCGGTTCCGGGGAGAAGCTGTGTACAATCAGGAAGATGATATCCACCAGCCAACTCTGACCGTCAAGCAAACTTTGGGGTTTGCCTTGGATACGAAGACCCCGAGAAAGCGGCCGATGGGCGTTTCCAAGTCGGAGTTTAAGGAAAAGGTCATCAACATGCTGCTGAAAATGTTCAACATCGAGCATACCGCCAACACGGTCATTGGTAACCAGTTCATCCGTGGTGTCTCGGGTGGCGAACGACGTCGTGTCAGTATTGccgagatgatgatcacTTCTGCAACGGTGCTGGCCTGGGATAATAGCACTCGTGGTCTTGATGCGTCGACTGCGCTTGACTTCGCTAAGTCTCTGCGGATATTGACAAATATCTACAAGACCACCACATTTGTGTCACTGTACCAGGCATCAGAGAACATCTACAAGCAGTTCGACAAGGTACTTGTGATTGACAGCGGCCGCCAAGTGTACTTTGGCCCTACGAGCGGAGCTCGAGTATATTTCGAAAGCCTTGGGTTTCGAGAAAAGCCTCGTCAAACCACTCCTGACTATCTGACCGGTTGTACTGACCCATTTGAGAGAGAGTTCCAAGATGGTAGAAGCGCGGAGGATGTTCCATCAACCCCGGAAGCACTAGTTGAGGCATTTGATAAGTCTATCTACAGCCAAGAactggatgaagagatgCTGTCGTACCGCAATCAAGTCCAACAGGGGAAACGCATCTACGATGACTTTGAGATCGCAAACCGGGAGGCAAAGCGCAAGTTCACTCCGGCGTCATCCGTGTATTCAATTCCTCTTCATTTGCAGATTTGGGCTTTGATGCAACGTCAGTTCTTGATTAAATGGCAAGACAGATTCGCACAAACTGTGTCTTGGATCACTTCTACTGGTGTGGCTATCATCCTGGGTACAGTTTGGCTCAAGTTGCCAGTGACCAGCTCCGGTGCCTTTACTCGAGGTGGTCTTCTGTTCATCAGTATGCTATTCAATGGCTTTCAGGCATTCGCGGAATTGGCAGGGACCATGATCGGCCGCTCCATAGTCAACAAACACCGGTCATTCACTTTCTATAGACCAAGCGCTCTCTTCATTGCACAGATTATTGTCGACACTAGCTTCGCCATCGTCCGAATCCTACTTTTCAGTATCATCGTCTACTTCATGTGCGGCCTGGTCCTCGATGCCGGAGCTTTCTTTACCTTTGTCCTGATTATCGTCACCGGCTATGTTTGTATGACCGTGTTCTTTAGGACGATTGGCTGTCTGTGTCCTGACTTTGACTACGCCATGAAATTCGCCTCTGTCATCATCACACTCTTTGTTTTGACTTCGGGCTATTTGATCCAGTGGTCCGGTGCGCAAGTGTGGCTCAGGTGGATATACTACATCAACCCCTTTGGACTGGGCTTTGCAGCCTTGATGGTCAATGAATTCAGCCGCTTAACCATGACCTGCACCGAGCAATCTCTGGTCCCCAATGGACCTGGATATGGCAACATTGCTCATCAAGCCTGTACTCTGGCAGGAGGTAAACCTGGCTCGCCAATCATTCCGGGCTCTAGTTACATCGCGCAAACATTCAGCTATCTCACGGGAGATCTCTGGCGAAATTTTGGGATCATGCTCGCGCTTATAATCGGTTTCCTCGGTGCAAATCTGTATTTTGGTGAGACCGTTCAGTTTGGGGCAGGCGGCAAAACGATTACATTCTtccagaaagaaaacaagGAGCGCAAAGACCTGAATGAGGCCTTgatggaaaagaaagccaatCGTCAATCAAAGACCGCCGACGCCGGTGAGAATTTGAAAATTTTGTCGGAGTCGGTGTTCACCTGGGAAGATGTCAACTACGAAGTTCCGGTGCCATCGGGGACCCGACAGCTCTTGAATTCCGTTTATGGATATGTCCAGCCCGGGAAGCTGACTGCTTTGATGGGTGCGTCGGGGGCTGGGAAGACAACATTGTTGGACGTACTGGCAGCCCGGAAAAACATTGGCGTGGTGTCAGGCGACATTCTGGTCGACGGAAAGCCTCCAGGGACATCTTTCCAGAGAGGCACATCTTATgccgagcagctggatgTCCATGAGCCAATGCAAACTGTCCGGGAGGCGTTGCGATTCTCTGCTAATCTTCGCCAGTCATTTGAAACTCCTCAGTCGGAGAAATATGCATATGTGGAGGAAATCATTTCTCTTCTCGAGTTGGAAAGCCTCGCAGACGCTATTATCGGCACACCTGAGACTGGACTGTCAGTTGAAGAGCGAAAGCGTGTCACCATTGGTGTGGAACTGGCTGCCAAACCGGAGCTCCTGCTCTTCTTGGATGAGCCGACATCTGGGTTGGACAGCCAGTCCGCTTTCAACATCGTTCGTTTCCTCCGCAAACTTGCTGCCGCAGGCCAGGCTATTCTCTGTACAATTCACCAGCCGAACTCAGCATTGTTCCAGAACTTTGACCGGTTGTTACTTCTCCAACAGGGAGGCGAGTGTGTCTACTTTGGCGAGATCGGGCCTGATTCACAAATTTTGCTGGAATACTTCCGCCGCCATGGTGCCGACTGTCCAGCAAATGCCAACCCAGCAGAATGGATGCTCGACGCCATCGGGGCTGGCCAGACCCGCCGGATTGGAGATCGCGACTGGGGTGATATCTGGCGCACTTCGCCCGAACTAGAGCAGCTCAAAAAGGATATACCTCAGATTAAAAAAGAGCGGAGCCAGGCAGTGCAACTGACTCAAACCCAAGACACCGTTGAAAAGGAATATGCCTCTCCGCTCTGGCATCAAATCAAGGTGGTTGGTCGACGTACAAACCTTGCTTTTTGGCGTTCGAGAAACTACGGATTTACTCGCCTGTTCACGCACGTCGTGATTGCAGTGATCACTGGCCTTGCTTTCTTACAGTTAGATGACTCGCGTTCATCGCTGCAGTATCGGATTTTCGTCGTTTTCAATGTGACTGTGCTCCCGGCGATCATTTTGCAGCAGGTCGAACCGCGATATGATATGGCGCGCTTGGTCTTCTACCGGGAATCGGCTTCTAAGACCTATGGTCAATTCGCCTTCGCGCTCTCCATGGTTGTTGCTGAACTTCCATACAGCATCTTGTGCGCAGtatgcttcttcttgcctctGTACTACATCCCAGGCTTTCAGACCGCCACCAGTCGAGCTGGCTACCAATTATTTATGGTACTGATCACCGAGATCTTCGCCGTGACGATGGGCCAAATGATTTCGGCCTTGACTCCAAACAGCTTTATTGCCTCTCAACTGAACCCACCCATCGTGATCATTTTCTCGCTCTTCTGCGGTGTCGCAATCCCCAAGCCTCAGATGCCTGGCTTCTGGCGCGCCTGGCTATATCAACTCGACCCGTTCACCCGTCTCATTGGTGGTATGGTGGTAACAGAGCTGCATGGGCGCGACGTTGTCTGCACAAAGAGCGAGTACAATCAATTCCAGGCACCGTCGAACGAGACGTGTGAGGAATATATGAAGCCATTTTTCGAGCGCGGGGGACCTGGCTATATTCTCAAGAATGCGACACAGGCTTGCGAGTACTGCGCTTACAAGATCGGAGACCAGTTTTACGCGACTTTTAGCATGTCTTTCAGCAATCGCTGGCGGGATCTGGGTATTTATGTGGCATTCATTGGGTCTAATCTGATTATCTTGTTCCTGGCG GACTTATTCCCTGAAGCCTTCGTCAATAATACCTGGAAAAAGGGTAATCAGATGGCGGACAACGCCCCAAAGGCCTCCTCTAAGGAGGACTCAGTCAACGTCCCTACCTTAGCCCACTCTGAAAGCAACCAAGCTGAGTCGAGATGGAAGTCCGTCAAAGCTACCGACGGTGACACCGCCATGGCACTTTTTGATGACCCAGATGAGTTGCATGAAGATATAGACCCCGTTGAAGCAAGGAAG ACGACGTTGAGTTATGCGGCCATCTTCGGTATTGAGGACGATTTACAGCTGCATGGGACGCAGTACAATTGGCTCAGCAGTATTTTCTATTTTGGATTTTTGGCTTGGGCATTTCCTACCAATTTCCTATTGCAGCGACTTCCGATTG GGAAATATCTAGGTGTCAACATCTTCATGTG GGGCGTTTTCCTCATGATCCAAGCAACATGCAACAGCTTCAGGACCCTCGCTGTCCTCCGAGCCCTAGGTGGAGCCGCAGAAGCGTGTTCTGATCCGGGTTTTATGCTGATCACGAGCATGTGGTACACACGCCGCGAACAGCCTGTGCGTTTGGGACTCTGGTATACAGCAAACGGGTTTGGAATTGCTCTCGGTGGACTGTTGGGTTATGGCATTGGCCATATCCGGGGTGCCTTGCCTTCGTGGAAATACGAATTCCTCATCAT TGGTGCCCTTTGTGCTACTTGGGGTATTGTGATGTTCACTTTTCTTCCCGACTCACCGGTAACAGCTAAAGGTCTCAGCAAGGCACAGCGTCGAATTGCTGTTGACCGGTTGAGAGAGAATCAGACCGGTGTTGAGAACAAGCACTTGAAGCCATATCAGATTCTCGAGGCATTCAAGGATTATAAGCTCTATatgttttttgttttggggATTGTTT GTAATGTCCCCAATGGAGGTATTTCCAATTTCGGAACaatcatcatcgaaggcTTCGGATTCTCGACCTTGGTCACCACTCTTATGCAG ATCCCATACGGCATCATCATTGCCCTGTCAATTCTCACCTGCGTTTTCCTCAACGACCGCTTCGAAAACCGGCGCGTTATCTTCGTTCTCATATTCCTTTGCCCAAATATTGCAGGAGCCTTCGGTCTCCGCTTCGTACCGTTGGATCAACGTGTTGGCAGGCTGATCTGCTACTACCTGACGGGACCATATAATGCAGCATTTGTCTTGGTCTTGAGTATGCAGATTGCTAACACTGCTG GTCACACCAAAAAGGTCGTCACCAACGCCGTTCTCTTCCTGGGATATTGTACCGGCAACATCGTCGGCCCATTCTTCTATAAAGATGATCAGAA ACCGACATACTCGCTTGGTATCTGGTCGATGATCGTCTCACATCTCATCGAAGCCTGCTTGATCACGACgctcgggcttcttctccgctggGAGAACAAGAAGCGTGACCGCATCCAGTCCCAGATGGAGGGTGGTCTTGAAGGACGAGATTTGGACTCTACAGCGTTTTTGGATCTGACGGACCGAGAAAACCTCAA CTTTCGATACATATACTGA